One Brassica napus cultivar Da-Ae chromosome C4, Da-Ae, whole genome shotgun sequence genomic region harbors:
- the LOC106351023 gene encoding replication protein A 70 kDa DNA-binding subunit C-like — MAGFNPVADLKPFKSMWKIRVKIIRLWKQFTASGGLTIEMVLIDGNGDKIHATVKKELVNQFDIFLAEGKTKMMINLSLNHSCGSYRTTNHLYKISFLATTRVKICEDLPRAINGFQPVNYREILDGTLNSDHLVDVIGQVVEVSQVDVLSVNGKDTQNITLELRDLEDVRLPLVLWGSFASDVSNAMQTRRDEALIYDRSISNAYNVSDVSLNPYMTEVEEFKSK; from the exons ATGGCCGGCTTTAACCCAGTTGCTGATCTGAAACCCTTCAAATCAATGTGGAAGATCAGGGTGAAGATCATACGCCTTTGGAAACAGTTTACTGCTTCTGGTGGTTTAACCATAGAGATGGTTCTTATTGATGGTAAT GGTGATAAGATTCATGCAACTGTGAAGAAAGAATTGGTTAACCAGTTCGATATCTTTCTTGCTGAAGGGAAAACAAAGATGATGATCAACTTATCACTAAATCACTCATGTGGCTCCTACAGAACAACAAATCATCTTTACAAGATCAGTTTCCTTGCGACTACCCGTGTCAAAATCTGTGAGGATTTGCCAAGAGCTATTAATGGGTTTCAACCTGTTAATTACCGTGAGATTCTTGATGGTACACTCAACTCGGATCATTTGGTTG ATGTCATAGGCCAGGTAGTGGAAGTTAGCCAAGTTGATGTGTTGTCGGTGAATGGAAAAGATACCCAGAATATTACTTTGGAACTACGTGATCTTGA GGATGTTCGTCTTCCACTTGTGTTGTGGGGAAGCTTTGCTTCTGATGTGAGTAATGCGATGCAGACCCGTCGTGATGAAGCACTAATTT ATGATCGTAGCATTTCAAATGCGTATAATGTTTCAGATGTCAGTTTGAATCCATACATGACTGAGGTTGAAGAGTTTAAATCTAAGTAA
- the LOC106417860 gene encoding putative G-type lectin S-receptor-like serine/threonine-protein kinase At1g61610, with product MAESNRDLTLVTTLLILLQLCRMVSCTTITRNLTIRDGDSLISVGEIFELGFVSPKNSTLRYVGIWYKNIDPRTIVWVANRETPLSDHNGALKIADDGNLVVVNGQNNTVWSTNVHPKLNNTVAGLLETGDLVLYSDSDRDTKYWESFNNPTDTFLPGMRVRVNPSMGENRAFVPWKSETDPSPGRYSMGIDPLGAIEIVIWEGETRKWRSGPWNSAIFTGVPDMFRVTNYIHGFKLSSPPDPDGSVFFTYVPSNKDDLLRFRIRFDGIVEQLIWNRDARNWTSLQVKPSKECEKYNRCGNYSVCNDSKDFDSGKCSCIYGFEPAYRNQWNKGNFSGGCKRRVSLNCSQSRFAKKVDGFRVLKGMKVPDFGSVVSVNNSETCKDVCLRDCSCNAYEVVPGIGCMIWTRDLVDMEHFEYGGNNVNIRLAASEIGGKKEIWIIVFSIVGAFMLGLCCLCIWVLWKFRKRVKDILWNKEDNALLDIRENRDYSVKSLSSLNEVLMGDQVDTPDLPTFSFHSVASATGGFSEENKLGQGGFGTVYKGNFSEGREMAVKRLSGKSMQGLDEFKNEILLIAKLQHRNLVRLLGCCIENNEKILIYEYMPNNSLDRFLFDESKRMSLEWRKRWDIIGGIARGLLYLHRDSRLKIIHRDLKASNILLDKEMKPKISDFGMARIFNYRQDQANTIRVVGTYGYMAPEYAMEGMFSEKSDVYSFGVLILEIVSGSKNVSFRGSEHRSLIGYAWNLWSQGKTKELIDPTIKEIRDVNEAIRCIHVGMLCTQDSVIHRPNMGSVLLMLESQTSHLPRPRQPTFHSFLNFGEIVEGKEVATVNDITLTTVVGR from the exons ATGGCAGAATCTAACAGAGATCTTACTTTGGTCACGACCCTTTTGATTTTGCTTCAACTATGCAGGATGGTATCTTGCACCACAATCACCAGAAACCTCACGATACGAGACGGAGACTCACTGATCAGCGTGGGCGAAATTTTCGAGCTTGGATTCGTCAGCCCCAAAAATTCAACTTTAAGGTATGTCGGAATCTGGTACAAGAACATAGATCCTCGAACAATTGTCTGGGTAGCTAATCGAGAAACACCTTTGTCTGATCACAACGGAGCTCTGAAGATTGCTGACGACGGGAACTTGGTGGTCGTCAACGGTCAAAACAACACCGTTTGGTCCACAAACGTGCACCCCAAGTTGAACAATACTGTTGCTGGTCTGTTGGAAACAGGGGATCTGGTTTTGTATTCAGATTCAGACAGGGACACTAAGTACTGGGAGAGCTTTAACAATCCAACTGATACTTTCTTGCCGGGTATGAGGGTTAGGGTAAATCCTTCAATGGGAGAGAATCGCGCTTTCGTCCCGTGGAAATCCGAAACTGATCCTTCACCAGGAAGATATTCAATGGGGATTGATCCCTTGGGGGCAATAGAAATTGTGATTTGGGAAGGGGAAACGAGAAAATGGCGAAGCGGGCCGTGGAACTCAGCTATCTTTACCGGTGTACCAGATATGTTCCGTGTCACAAACTATATTCACGGGTTTAAGCTCTCTTCTCCTCCTGATCCAGATGGTAGCGTGTTCTTCACGTATGTTCCATCGAATAAGGACGACTTGTTGAGGTTTCGGATCCGATTTGATGGCATTGTAGAGCAGTTGATATGGAATAGGGATGCCAGGAACTGGACTTCACTTCAAGTGAAACCGAGCAAGGAATGCGAGAAGTATAACCGTTGCGGTAATTACAGCGTATGTAATGATAGTAAAGACTTTGATTCTGGTAAATGTAGTTGCATTTATGGGTTTGAGCCGGCTTATCGAAATCAATGGAACAAGGGAAATTTCTCGGGTGGCTGCAAAAGAAGAGTTTCACTGAACTGTAGCCAGAGTCGGTTTGCAAAGAAAGTAGACGGGTTTAGGGTACTTAAGGGTATGAAGGTGCCTGATTTTGGATCAGTTGTTTCAGTTAACAACTCAGAGACTTGTAAGGATGTATGCCTGAGGGATTGCTCGTGCAATGCTTATGAGGTCGTACCAGGGATCGGATGCATGATTTGGACTCGAGATTTGGTCGATATGGAGCATTTTGAGTACGGTGGAAACAACGTCAATATCCGGCTAGCTGCATCTGAAATAG GAGGCAAGAAGGAAATTTGGATTATTGTTTTTAGTATTGTAGGTGCATTCATGCTCGGGTTATGCTGCTTATGCATTTGGGTCTTATGGAAGTTCAGGAAAAGAGTTAAAG ATATCTTGTGGAATAAGGAAGATAATGCACTTTTGGATATCAGAGAGAACAGAGATTACTCAGTTAAGTCTTTAAGCTCGCTGAACGAAGTTCTAATGGGGGATCAAGTTGACACACCCGATTTGCCAACTTTCAGTTTCCACAGCGTAGCTTCGGCAACAGGAGGTTTCTCTGAAGAAAACAAGCTTGGACAAGGTGGATTTGGTACTGTATATAAG GGAAACTTTTCAGAAGGAAGAGAGATGGCAGTGAAAAGGCTATCAGGCAAATCTATGCAAGGACTAGATGAATTCAAGAACGAGATCTTACTAATCGCGAAACTCCAGCATCGGAATCTCGTAAGATTACTTGGATGTTGCATTGAAAACAACGAGAAAATACTTATCTATGAATACATGCCAAATAATAGCTTGGACCGTTTCCTTTTTG ATGAGAGTAAACGGATGAGTTTAGAGTGGAGAAAACGATGGGATATCATTGGAGGAATTGCAAGAGGATTGCTTTACTTGCATAGAGACTCAAGACTAAAGATCATTCACCGTGACCTAAAAGCTAGCAATATCTTGCTGGACAAGGAAATGAAACCTAAGATCTCGGATTTCGGTATGGCTAGGATCTTCAACTACCGACAAGATCAGGCCAATACGATACGAGTTGTCGGCACATA TGGTTATATGGCTCCAGAGTATGCAATGGAAGGGATGTTCTCAGAGAAATCTGATGTGTACAGCTTTGGAGTGTTGATACTGGAGATTGTAAGTGGAAGCAAGAACGTTAGCTTTCGAGGGTCTGAACATAGAAGTCTCATTGGTTAT GCGTGGAATTTATGGAGCCAAGGGAAGACCAAAGAGCTAATAGATCCAACGATAAAGGAGATTCGAGACGTAAATGAAGCAATAAGATGCATCCATGTGGGGATGTTGTGTACACAAGACTCGGTTATTCACAGACCAAACATGGGTTCGGttttgttgatgttggagagtCAAACCAGTCACCTTCCACGACCAAGACAGCCTACCTTCCACTCTTTCTTGAACTTCGGCGAGATCGTCGAAGGTAAGGAAGTTGCCACGGTCAACGATATTACTTTGACCACTGTTGTTGGAAGATGA